Proteins encoded by one window of Nicotiana tabacum cultivar K326 chromosome 10, ASM71507v2, whole genome shotgun sequence:
- the LOC107832338 gene encoding uncharacterized protein LOC107832338, producing MASLLNPPLTLPQNKLNPGGVLSVATSTIPCKKFQPFLTRQRSHRHCLLMRAKASVETDMLAKDSVGANAVDDKDFGVVSMHHVGILCENLERSLDFYQNILGLEINEARPHDKLPYRGAWLWVGSEMIHLMELPNPDPLTGRPEHGGRDRHTCIAIRDVSKLKVILDEAGIPYTLSRSGRPAIFTRDPDANALEFTQVDA from the exons CTGAATCCTGGGGGTGTCCTATCTGTAGCTACCAGCACAATACCATGCAAAAAATTTCAACCATTTTTAACACGGCAAAGGAGCCACAGGCATTGTTTGCTGATGAGAGCTAAAGCGTCGGTTGAAACGGATATGCTTGCAAAAGATTCTGTAGGCGCCAATGCTGTTGATGATAAGG attttggagttgttaGCATGCACCACGTTGGAATACTATGTGAAAACCTTGAGAGGTCGTTGGACTTTTATCAGAATATTCTTG GACTAGAAATAAATGAGGCAAGACCACATGACAAGCTTCCCTACAGAGGTGCTTGGTTGTGGGTGGGATCAGAGATGATACATCTAATGGAGCTTCCAAATCCAGATCCCTTGACTGGTCGGCCTGAACATGGGGGGCGAGATCGTCATACTTGCATAGCAATTCGCGATGTGTCTAAGCTGAAAGTTATCCTTGATGAAGCTG GTATTCCCTACACCCTTAGTCGCTCTGGGAGGCCAGCCATTTTCACTCGAGACCCAGATGCTAATGCACTAGAATTTACTCAAGTTGATGCTTGA
- the LOC107832348 gene encoding U-box domain-containing protein 34 isoform X2 has translation MYIEDMRAKCKEIFIPFKNLCNRKSVETVVLEGDNPATMLLQYVTQAGINTLVLGSSSPSYFSRRQKDSGVPSVILKHAPESCDVYVVSSNGLLKNSLSPLLPTETEVHTINQQESNVSYAAMEFNRRASSLPNFTHLNSPAFAHGNSSIHFRSQQRYKQNVEEFTAGPEVVKGGHSSTCSEQSDIQAEMERMRLELQNTIAMYNQTCEHLIHAQNKVQLLSSECIEEARRVNAAQKREESLRKTAAEAKKKHVETEKEVMIARKLLAEEACERQIAELKALQQSLEKQKVVNALMSCDGRYRRLTREEIEVATDFFSDSKMIGEGGYGKVYKGNLDHTPVAIKILHPDASQKKEEFLREVEVLSQLHHPNIVLLLGASPENGCLVYEYMENGSLEDYIFQGKNRPLPWFVRFRILFEVACGLAFLHNSKPEPVVHRDLKPGNILLDKNYVSKIGDVGLAKIMSDIVPESITEYRDSIIAGTLAYMDPEYQRTGTLRPKSDLYAFGIIALQLLAACHPKGLIMKIEKAIDSNSLVNVLDKSVVDWPLIEAEELAKMALQCCKLRCRDRPDLETEVLPLLKKLSEFAEMHVKSEKNLIQAPSQYFCPILQEVMESPHIAADGFSYEHRAIKAWVDRHNVSPVTKQRLQHKMLTPNHTLRLAIQDWKSHL, from the exons CAATGCTTCTACAATATGTAACTCAGGCTGGGATTAATACTCTAGTGTTGGGCTCTTCCTCTCCCAGTTACTTTTCCAG GAGGCAGAAGGATTCGGGCGTACCATCTGTTATCCTGAAGCATGCTCCTGAGTCTTGTGATGTTTATGTGGTGTCGTCAAATGGGCTTCTGAAAAACTCCTTGAGTCCCCTGTTACCTACTG AGACAGAAGTTCATACTATCAATCAACAAGAATCCAATGTGTCTTATGCCGCCATGGAATTTAATAGAAGAGCATCATCACTTCCAAACTTTACCCACCTGAATTCTCCAGCATTTGCACATGGGAACTCTTCTATTCATTTCAGGTCTCAGCAAAGATATAAACAAAATGTAGAAGAATTTACAGCAGGTCCGGAGGTGGTCAAGGGTGGTCATTCTTCCACTTGTTCAGAGCAG TCAGACATTCAGGCTGAAATGGAAAGAATGCGCTTAGAATTACAAAATACCATTGCAATGTACAACCAAACGTGTGAACATCTGATCCatgctcaaaacaag GTCCAACTACTTTCTTCTGAATGCATTGAAGAAGCAAGAAGAGTGAATGCAGCCCAGAAAAGAGAAGAAAGCCTAAGGAAAACAGCTGCTGAAGCAAAGAAGAAGCATGTGGAAACGGAGAAGGAGGTCATGATAGCAAGAAAGTTGCTCGCCGAAGAGGCTTGTGAGAGGCAGATAGCAGAGCTGAAGGCTCTCCAACAGTCCTTAGAAAAACAAAAGGTCGTCAATGCACTGATGTCATGTGATGGAAGGTATAGGAGGCTAACTAGAGAAGAGATTGAGGTGGCTACTGATTTCTTTTCTGACTCTAAGATGATTGGCGAAGGAGGCTATGGGAAAGTTTACAAAGGCAACCTTGATCATACCCCTGTTGCCATCAAAATTCTTCATCCTGATGCATCACAAAAGAAAGAGGAATTTCTAAGAGAG GTTGAGGTTCTTAGCCAGTTGCATCACCCAAATATTGTTTTACTGCTTGGAGCCTCTCCAGAAAATGGCTGTCTTGTTTATGAGTATATGGAAAATGGAAGCCTGGAAGATTACATTTTCCAAGGAAAAAACAGACCTCTTCCCTGGTTTGTTCGATTCCGGATACTTTTTGAAGTGGCATGTGGTCTTGCATTCTTGCACAACTCAAAGCCTGAGCCCGTTGTTCATCGAGATCTAAAACCAGGAAACATACTGTTGGACAAAAATTATGTGAGTAAAATTGGAGATGTGGGTTTAGCAAAAATAATGTCAGATATTGTTCCAGAAAGTATTACTGAGTATAGGGACTCCATTATTGCTGGCACTCTTGCTTACATGGATCCGGAGTATCAAAGAACTGGCACCCTGAGACCTAAGTCTGATCTCTATGCTTTTGGAATAATAGCACTTCAACTATTGGCTGCTTGTCATCCTAAAGGCCTTATCATGAAAATTGAAAAAGCTATAGATAGTAATTCGCTCGTGAATGTACTTGATAAGTCAGTTGTAGACTGGCCTTTGATTGAAGCAGAAGAGCTAGCTAAGATGGCACTACAATGCTGTAAGCTTAGATGCAGAGATAGACCAGATCTTGAGACTGAAGTTCTTCCACTTCTGAAAAAGCTTTCTGAATTTGCCGAAATGCATGTCAAGTCAGAGAAAAACCTTATCCAGGCACCTAGCCAGTACTTCTGTCCAATCCTTCAG GAAGTAATGGAAAGCCCACATATAGCAGCTGATGGCTTTTCATATGAGCATAGAGCAATAAAGGCATGGGTTGACAGACATAACGTGTCACCTGTGACGAAACAGAGACTGCAACACAAGATGCTTACCCCAAACCACACATTACGCCTTGCCATACAAGATTGGAAGTCACATTTGTAA